A genome region from Canis lupus dingo isolate Sandy chromosome 7, ASM325472v2, whole genome shotgun sequence includes the following:
- the SYT2 gene encoding synaptotagmin-2: MRNIFKRNQEPIVAPATTTATVSTGLLDNSTESGGARPSQDDMFTYIQDKFFYKIQSIPLPPWALIAIAVVAGLLLLTCCFCICKKCCCKKKKNKKEKGKGMKNAMNMKDMKGGQDDDDAETGLTEGEGEGEEEKEPENLGKLQFSLDYDFQANQLTVGVLQAAELPALDMGGTSDPYVKVFLLPDKKKKYETKVHRKTLNPAFNETFTFKVPYQELGGKTLVMAIYDFDRFSKHDIIGEVKVPMNTVDLGQPIEEWRDLQGGEKEEPEKLGDICTSLRYVPTAGKLTVCILEAKNLKKMDVGGLSDPYVKIHLMQNGKRLKKKKTTVKKKTLNPYFNESFSFEIPFEQIQKVQVVVTVLDYDKLGKNEAIGKIFVGSNATGTELRHWSDMLANPRRPIAQWHSLKPEEEVDALLGKNK; the protein is encoded by the exons ATGAGGAACATCTTCAAGAGGAACCAGGAGCCCATCGTGGCTCCCGCCACCACCACGGCCACAGTGTCCACCGGGCTCTTAGACAACTCGACGGAGAGCGGGGGCGCCAGGCCGAGTCAGGATGACATGTTCACCTACATACAGGACAAGTTCTTCTACAAGATCCAGAGCATCCCCT TACCGCCCTGGGCGCTGATCGCCATTGCCGTGGTCGCCGGCCTCCTGCTTCTCACCTGCTGCTTCTGCATCTGCAAGAAGTGCTGCtgcaagaagaagaagaacaagaaggagAAAGGCAAAGGCATGAAGAACGCCATGAACATGAAGGACATGAAAGGGGGTCAG GATGACGATGATGCCGAGACGGGCCTGACGGAgggagagggcgagggagaggaggagaaggagccgGAGAACCTGGGCAAGCTGCAGTTCTCCCTGGATTATGATTTCCAGGCCAACCAG CTCACCGTCGGCGTCCTGCAAGCTGCTGAATTGCCAGCCCTGGACATGGGGGGCACCTCAGACCCTTACGTCAAAGTCTTCCTCCTTCCAGACAAGAAGAAGAAGTACGAGACCAAAGTCCACCGCAAAACGCTGAACCCCGCCTTCAATGAGACTTTCACCTTCAAG GTGCCCTACCAGGAGCTGGGGGGCAAAACCCTGGTGATGGCCATCTATGACTTCGACCGCTTCTCCAAACACGACATCATCGGCGAGGTGAAGGTGCCCATGAACACCGTGGACCTGGGCCAGCCCATCGAGGAGTGGAGGGACCTGCAGGGCGGCGAGAAGGAGGAG CCAGAGAAGCTGGGCGACATCTGCACCTCCCTGCGCTACGTGCCCACGGCCGGGAAGCTCACTGTCTGTATCCTGGAGGCCAAGAACCTGAAGAAGATGGACGTGGGGGGCCTGTCAG ACCCCTACGTGAAGATCCACCTGATGCAGAACGGCAAGAGGctcaagaagaagaagacgacggtCAAGAAGAAGACCCTGAACCCCTACTTCAACGAGTCCTTCAGCTTCGAGATCCCCTTCGAGCAGATCCAG AAAGTGCAGGTGGTGGTGACCGTGCTGGACTACGACAAGCTGGGCAAGAACGAGGCCATCGGCAAGATCTTCGTGGGCAGCAACGCCACGGGCACGGAGCTGCGGCACTGGTCCGACATGCTGGCCAACCCGCGGCGGCCCATCGCGCAGTGGCACTCACTCAAGCCCGAGGAGGAGGTGGACGCGCTGCTGGGAAAGAACAAGTAG
- the LOC112667114 gene encoding basic proline-rich protein-like, which yields MRGVQGPRARGARRRGPAPAPPRPAPGPRGHVVASRPRSCPRRARALPPPRPLALLFSPTAAVNAVVARGRASRKVRVTSAALRPGGLPSPGPTRGGPRRGRREAGPARQRLHLLGPAPPLVPPAPRPRPRPGKKPYARSPACAEPPPTRSPAGGRRASEGPAPRSRPAPPAPAPCAPQPPCTRPPAPEPPRAPCAPPPAAALRLPPGPGELSWVRAEPRVAPAGAVGAAGGALRVRGLLAQPQSCGSRGVSAPSPRTVCPGPAEPTPSLCAPRVPPPEMLLCPRSPTAAAPRGPQGQRSPPPGLWVPRPQGGWIRCPGPRCAAAPGVGPVNSAGSALARGFSAAESEVTLAAGVLSLAAARALQSCWGARGRLRAGREPRPGRWGGPPSALEPAQLPPRNQGGRAAVPGLPAPQRRWQRPPVGEASSRAPGLRAGVRVGEQRGREAPGREWDGESGWPCCVLMRGLMHPPSAALHLPPPPAPAPSPLHLPSPCTCPSPHRPPPCTCPPPAPSPLHLLPPRPSLWGCSWPSWGPWLVAGREEARAPRQLPALARPPGGCRVGWHLGEAAKDSGPSGSRAQPGVGGRAGRPCDIRVQGVLVAVRPPCGPARSRGQTLVTEGLNLLFEL from the exons ATGCGCGGGGTGCAGGGGCCGCGTGCTCGAGGAGCCCgacgccgaggccccgcccccgccccgccccgccccgcccccgggcctcgGGGGCACGTGGTCGCCTCCAGGCCTCGCTCGTGCCCGCGCCGGGCTCGGGCGCTGCCTCCGCCCCGCCCGCTTGcgcttctcttctctcccaccgCCGCTGTCAACGCCGTCGTCGCCCGGGGCCGCGCCTCGAGGAAGGTGCGCGTGACCTCCGCCGCCCTGCGGCCCGGGGGGCTGCCGAGCCCTGGCCCAACCCGGGGAGGCCCGCGTCGTGGGCGCCGAGAAGCAGGACCGGCCCGGCAGCGGCTGCACCTGCTGGGCCCGGCCCCGCCActcgtgccccccgccccccgcccccggccccgcccgggtAAAAAGCCATATGCGCGGAGTCCCGCGTGCGCCGAGCCTCCCCCCACACGGAGCCCGGCAGGAGGCAGGCGGGCGAGCGAGGGCCCCGCGCCCCGGAGCCGCCCTGCGCCCCCTGCGcctgccccctgcgccccgcAGCCGCCCTGCACCCgaccccccgccccggagccgccccgcgccccctgtgccccgccccccgcggccgccctTCGCCTCCCGCCCGGCCCGGGGGAGCTCAGCTGGGTCCGTGCCGAGCCCAGAGTCGCGCCCGCGGGGGCCGTGGGAGCTGCGGGGGGCGCGCTTCGGGTGCGGGGACTCCTCGCCCAGCCCCAGAGCTGCGGGTCCCGGGGCGTCTCCGCGCCTTCCCCACGGACCGTGTGCCCAGGCCCCGCGGAGCCCACGCCCTCCCTTTGCGCCCCGCGCGTTCCGCCGCCCGAGATGCTGCTCTGCCCGCGGAGCCCAACGGCCGCCGCCCCCCGAGGGCCGCAAGGGCAGCGGTCGCCCCCCCCGGGGCTCTGGGTTCCCCGGCCGCAAGGCGGCTGGATCCGCTGCCCCGGGCCCAGGTGCGCGGCCGCCCCCGGCGTGGGCCCCGTGAACTCGGCGGGCAGCGCCCTGGCTCGTGGGTTTTCCGCAGCTGAGAGCGAGGTCACCCTGGCCGCGGGCGTCCTGAGCCTGGCGGCCGCGCGGGCCCTTCAGAGCTGCTGGGGAGCCCGGGGCAGGctgcgggcggggcgggagccgaggccggggcggtgggggggtccCCCCTCGGCTCTGGAACCAGCCCAGCTGCCCCCGCGGAATCAGGGGGGCCGGGCGGCTGTCCCGGGGCTCCCGGCGCCACAGAGGCGGTGGCAGCGGCCGCCCGTGGGTGAAGCCAGCTCCCGAGCGCCCGGGCTGCGTGCAGGGGTGCGGGTGGGTGAGCAGAGGGGCCGAGAAGCCCCGGGTCGCGAGTGGGACGGAGAGTCCGGGTGGCCGTGCTGTGTGCTGATGCGTGGCCTCATGCACCCCCCGTCTGccgccctgcacctgccccctccccctgcac ctgcgccctctcccctgcacctgccctccccctgcacctgcccctccccccaccgcccgccgccctgcacctgccccccccccgccccttcccccctgcacctgctccctccccgcccctccttgTGGGGCTGCTCGTGGCCCTCCTGGGGGCCTTGGCTGGTGGCGGGCAGGGAGGAGGCCCGGGCCCCACGACAGTTGCCCGCCTTGGCACGCCCGCCTGGAGGATGCCGGGTAGGGTGGCATTTGGGAGAAGCAGCAAAGGACTCCGGGCCGAGTGGGTCGCGGGCCCAGCCGGGCGTAGGGGGCAGGGCGGGTCGTCCCTGTGACATCCGAGTCCAGGGCGTCCTGGTTGCTGTGCGCCCGCCCTGCGGCCCTGCCCGGTCCCGGGGCCAGACCCTGGTCACCGAGGGTCTTAACCTGCTTTTCGAGCTGTAA